The Panthera uncia isolate 11264 chromosome B3 unlocalized genomic scaffold, Puncia_PCG_1.0 HiC_scaffold_1, whole genome shotgun sequence genome segment gaaaaacatcACTTAGGTATATTTAACCAATAAACATACTGTTTTTTTcccaaaaacaaaaattcctttgtCTCTAGACTTCCATGTAGAATTATTTCAGGTTATTAAAACTCCAAGTGACATTTTTGAGTTTATATTCAATCTATGCTTGatgctttcatatttttcaaatacaaatttacTATTTCTCAGAATCCTAAGTGCAACTAGCAATTAAGAGTATGTAGTGGTATTTAGTCCTTTACATAATATTGATGCCAAACAGATACAATCAGTGAGTCATGATTCTGTTAACTTTCAACAATTCTATAATCTATAAAACATCTGTAATGTATCACATCTCTAAtctcaaatttgaaaaaatactgtCACAATCACATAATTACTACTCATAACACCAGACTGTTCAATTTCTCTATCACACTGTTCTGTAGCTCATGTAACTTGACCTTGGGGAAAAATCCAATGTTCATAAAAGACCTAATTTCTATAGACAACCAATAATGGAATAGATATTAGTCATTAATACCCAGCCCCGTAATTGGTTTCATTCCTAATGGTGAGCACTATTTTTAACTATGTGTCTTAATTAATAACAATGAATCTAAAAGGGAGTtaatctctctgtgtttctcaatCCCTTGAAGCTGGAGGGTAAAACCAGAGCCTGCAGGTAGGTGGAAATTCAATCTTTAATTCTACAGTATCTGGCTCCATTATTATCACCCCTTTTTTGGCTCcccataatttatttctttttcagtcactcttttcttttgttaattcaCTTAACTTTAATgattttcattcatgttgtttaATATCCTTCTGGTATTATTCTCAGAGTTAAAACTGTATGATGAATAAACATATTCTTCAAAGCTCTAGTATCTTTTTAAAGATAGTATATGAAGTATATTGACTCTTCCATCTCCTTTTCTCTAAATATTAGtatcttaaaacaaaaagcagtatCTATGCCTTCAGGATTGTATTCCTACTGAAACAACATGACAAGGGCATGCTAGCTTTCTTTCTGCCAGATTTATTCAATCAGTTACCAGTCTGAAATGCTAGGTCTGTTTCCTGAAAATCATCAAAATTATCACAATAGGTAACACTTATTTAGCATTTACTATATGTCCAagcattttcttatgttttcttgtttcaATTCATTTAGTCCTTAAAACAATTACAGAAGCTACTGACTCTTAGGATCTGCCTATaacaatgaagaaactgatacaTCCAGCAGTCTGGTAACTAACATAGAACTAACATAGAACAAATAGCCGGTAAACGGGGGATGTGGGGATGCAAACAGTTTGGGCCTTGTGTTTGTGCTCTTAAACACTGCGTTGTACTGTTTCCTGGAAATGGCTCCtatataaatgtttctttctatCCTCTCAATTTATTTTGACACATTTACtttcagacttaaaaaacaataaatattaccCCTAGATATATAGCAAATCAAGTTGGagataaagaaacaagaataagggcatctggatggctcagttaagcatctgactttggcttataTCATGagctcaaggtttgtgggtttgagccccacatggggctctgtgctgacagctcagagcctggtgcctgcttcagagtctatgtctccctctctctccgcccctccccctttggtgctttccttctccctctctctctctcactctctctctctctctctctctctctctctcaaaaataaacattaaaaaaaagcataaaactatttaaaattccACCACCTGTAGAAACTTGGGGTGAATCCTAAACATTCACTCATGCAAAATGTTATTCCAGCCCCCAAAATAAGAAGATTTTCTCTATAAATGTTTCCTTAACTTACTGAAATCTTTTCACCCCACTTAATGTagatttaatgttcatttttaagccTACCGTGTATGAATATATCCACTTATTTAATCACTCTGTTATTCTTAAACAATATGTTTCCAATTAGCTTACATTATTCAAAATGCTCATAAGTAAAATAACATTACAAATACATTTTGCtcatttctctatttcctttcaaAACAATTCCAACAGGATTACTGAggtgtgtttttggtttttggttttttgttttttttttacttttatgactCAACTGCCTTCTAGAATGACTGTACCACTTCACATCTCCCATGAGCTGAGAATGAGAAGCACTGCTTCCCCGAACCTACAGCAGCAACAGGTTTATCCATTCTGttgagaaataaatacaaaactggAATCTACTTTCTGAACTTGGAGTAAATACAGAAAGACCTCTTCACCTGAAGTTTTCAAATTAATTCATacctattttcttaaaattctataattttactTGTACATTTAATCCTTCTAATCATCCAGAACTTCCATTGCTATAAAATGTACAATAAGAtactttctctgcccttctcccgtggcactctctctctctcaaaaaaataaacatcaaaaaaattgttaaatgtatAACAAGATACTTACAACTTTATGTTTGCAATGTTGAGCTACATGTTTAACAACTATTGAATATTctgaatttatctatttttattttaattccagtgtagttaacatatagtgttatagtAGATTGAATAACTCTTCATCACCTACATAATTGTGATGCCTTTTTTATCATATGTCAAATTCCCTTATTTGTATCACATTCttaactgtgttttatttatctgttgacCTTTAGCCAAATTAATCACTGTTTAATTAGTATAGGTTTAGGACATATTCTAATATCTTTTATAGAAAGCATTCTCATTTTGTCCTCAATtcccatttcatttcctttggaaaatttCCTGAGTTTTGAAACAGACGTTTGGATCACTTCGTAATGTTCCAAAAGATTTCCACTGGACTTCAAATGAGCGCTGCAGTTAGTGCACAAATTGGTCAGtgagaattgatatttttattacttgtcatctttctttccctccatttGCATGGTTTCATTTCCCTTATCATACAGgtttcaaatatttcagaaaaaattttttttcagtagaatGCATACACTACACATTTTGTTCACTTATAATTGAAGTTTCTCTATTTAACAGATTATTTTTgacattatatttattaaaatgatcttattaggggcacctgggtggctcagttggttaagcatccaacttcactcaggtcatgatctcacagtttgagttttagccccgagttgggctctgggctgacagctcggagcctggagcctgcttcacattctgtgtctccctttctctctgccccttacccactcatgctctgtctctctctctttcaaaaataaataaatatttaaaaatttaaaaaataaaatgatcttactaaatttaatatttcttaatatttgtcTTAAGTTTTTGAGGTCGACAACTGTGTGATttgttaattaatatattttgcaACAATCCCTTCAGTAGGATTACTTGATTTAATCTTCTTGTCCATAGCATATTATTGAAACAGTGCTGCAGGCTTCCTTCTTTATGTTATTGATTTTGATATTTCACCTATAACCAGATTTTGACTGCTggtttaaaaattctattaaaacaatcatgttaaaaatatttcttaatatttcctattttacTAAGAGATGTTATCAAGAATcaattttgaggggcacctgggtggctcagtgggttaagtgtctgactttggctcaggtcaggacctcacagtttgtgagttcgagccccatatctggctctctgctgacagctcagaggctggagcttccttcagattctgtgtctccctctctctatgcccttcccctgttagtgctcactcgctctctcaaaaaataataaacattaaaataaattttaaaaaaaagaatcagttttGAAACTTATCCAGTGAGTGTTTAGTACTTTCATTccctaaaattttcatggaaacaGCTTCTGAAACTAAATATTACTCATCTCTTCTCAGCATATTATGTGATGTGCTGTGAGATTTCAAGAATTTTCTCTTGATAAACCTACCAGAGGGTTTAAGTAGGAAAGTCACATGATCAAACTTGACTTTTGACAGACCTATCTCAAAGCAGACTATAGAATCAACTGGACTTGAGGAAGAATGGAGCAGAGAGATCTTTTCAACTGTCAAGATGATAAAATACATAGACcaaaggcacaaaaaaaaaaaaatgacgatagaatgaagagaagagaaatgaagaaatattcaCCAATAAAAATTGTGCAACTAGAGGTGGAAAGGGAAATACAAACAAGAGTGCCACACAGGTGTCTGTATTGGGCATCTGGGAAAATGGTaatgatatttattaaaacaatggTGTGGAATATGAGTTCAGTTTTGGCTTGATAACTTGAAGGTGGAAATCAGACTTCCATTTGTGTGTATCGTATACAGCTATGAATATATTGCTCTGGAGTGCAGTGATAAACATACAGATAGAAAAGTGAACATGTAGGTACTAAAAAGCAGAAGGAGGGAGATCATTCATGGCTTTGGTTAAGTGACTATTCATGCATTTTGGGTTCCAGGTCCTTTCTAACTTTTTACTCTTACTTTTAGCACATGAGCTTTCGAATGTCAGGGTTACTTCACTTTTAGACATAACATTAGCATCAAATTCAGGAAAATATGGATCAGGAAAATCCGTTTGCACATGAAGATTTGTCctttttatttgggaaagaaaacTCTCCACAGATGACATTGATTTTCAATTCAATGAACCATTCTGGGCTGCACAATCCATCTTAACATCTCAAGGAAAATGAGATTATAGTAACTGGTTTAGAAAAATCATATAACAAACTTTCAAGTGGGATAGGCCTACACCCTCCTAATTTGAATGATTTTAGCTCACTACCTGAACAAATGGAATTTCTATTGGCAAAAAGTTGGAAGGGAAATGACTTTACAGAAGACAAGAAGCCAAGGTCAGAAGGAGTTGCAGAAACGAGGATGGGCATGATACACAGTATCAAATCCTGCGGTAAGATCAAGGTAAATAATGattgaaaagaaagtgttatGTGACATATCCAGGATCCAAAGCTTCTTCCTAACAAGGAAGAGACCTGTGGACACTAATTTTAGCTTATGAATGAAAATTAGTTTGGACCAGCTTGCCAATGAAGagttggagaggaaaaaaattagaaaagaacacAAGATATAAAGATTTGACTTTTTCAAAAGAGAGTTCACTATGCTAATAAGTCATAATGCTTAATGTTCTCTTAGTTACAGGTCAAGGAaaatttaaagaggaagaaaattaatTGATGGGTCTTGCATAAGACCCAGGATATAATTGAAGGGGCCGTCCTTGAATGTCATACTACCATGGTTTAGATCAGGAATTCTGGTATCCTGCAAGCATAGATACAAATTCTGGCTCTGACAATTAATCcttctgggactcagtttctaCACTAGTAAAATGAATCTAATAAAACATTGATTATATTATAGAATTTTATAAAGTTACAATGATGTACTGAGTACAGTGGCTTGCATGGAGGAATCACTTAATATGTTTTATCTGTTAATATTATCTTTGCTTAACAAACATTTCCTTACTTACTAACGGTATTTTTTCTCTCATACCCAATATTTTATTTGACATAGAGGTCCATGCATGCACCATGAAAATAATGTGTCTTGAACAAAGCATTTCAATTTGGACACCTGACTTGCATGATAAAttgtacaaaaaaaaaccccacatatgaGGTGAAGCAAGGTGAAACTTATTCAACAGTTTCAGCTTGATGATCTCTATTTGAACAGTGAGGTAAAATATCTAGCTGACAAGAATTTGCTAGTATGAAAGCAATGTGAAGGTGACAGAAATGTTTGAGATTTTTCGGTTGTGGAAATACCTAGTTAAGTGGTCAGGGGAAATGTCTTGAAATCtctaacaggaaaacaaaatgcctGATAATGGAAtaagaagggaaaaatagtaattctgttttctttgtatttcttttccaattaaattatttctaactCTAGGATATGAATAAACTAGTAGGATAAATAGGAAACTACATTTGTACCACTGATTCTcacttttcttcatgttttatcCTCAGGCGATTTGAAATCACCTCTTCTGTCCAAGTCAATGAATGGACTAAATGAATCTGTTGTTTCTGAGTTTATGTTGTTGGGACTCGCTAGTTCTTGGGAAACTAAAGTTTTTCTCATGTTGAtattttccttgatttatttGGGGATCATCCTgggaaatcttttcattttctttttggtaatttttgattCTCATTTACATTCTCCTATGTACTTCCTGCTGGCCAACCTATCCCTCATTGATGTGGGGCTTTCCTCTACCACAGTTCCAAAGATGATTACAGACTTTCTAAATGAGTATAAGATAATTTCTTTCCAAAGTTGTATGACACAGATATGCTTCATCCACATCATGGGAGGAGTGGAGATGGTGTTACTCATCTCCATGGCATTTGACAGGTACACAGCAATCTGTAATCCTCTTCACTACTTGAACATCATGAACCctaaaatatgtgtttcttttgTAATTGCTGGCTGGGTCATTGGGGTGATCCATGCTATGTCCCAGTTTGCTTTCATTATAAACTTGCCCTTTTGCGGTCCTAATAAAGTAGACAGCTTTTACTGTGACTTTCCCAGGATCATAAAACTTGCATGCACAGATGGAGCCAAGTTTGAGTTTATTATTGCTGCCAACAGTGGCTTCATGAGCATGGGCACCTTCTTCCTGCTAATCCTTTCCTATATCTTCATTTTGGTCACTGTCTGGAAACGTTCTTCAGGAGACTTATCCAAAGCATTTGTCACTCTGTCAGCTCACATCACTGTGGTGGTTCTATTTTTCACTCCATGCATGTTTCTCTATGTATGGCCTTTCCCCACATCATCAATTGATAAATACCTATTCATTGTTGACTTTGCTATCACCCCTGTCTTGAATCCTGCCATCTATACATTACGGAACAAAGACATAAAGATATCAATAAAAAGATTGAGCAAATGGGGACATTATGTCAAATTCTGCTGACTCAATCTGGCTTTGGAGCTCTAAAACTATACATCCATCAACCTATTGGATATTTTCACTTAGGTTTCTGATACTTGCCACATCTGGAGCTGGACATAACAGCTATGTCACTGAATAGATTTCTACTACTTCTGTAAAGCATTTACTCATCACCCTTACTACCATGGGAATTGTGAATCCACTATGATATGGGTTATTTTATCAGACAGCATTACTAtctactaaatatttataattgaaattatGATCATTTTTACAATAGAAAGATATAATTACATCTCTTCTGCTTCCCACAGGTTTGCAAATGAACTGCCAACTAGCTCTGGAGAATGTTAGGAATCATTATATCAAATATATGTGAGACTAGTAATTCTATGTAGTTTACTCAGTTTGTACTCCTTGAGAAGATCCAAAGTCAAAATTTgattataatttatttgaaagctGATTTTTGGAAACAACATCATTAATGAATTGGAAAGTGAGACGGAGACATGAAGGATGTTTATGTTGATAAATGTAATGGATTCGAGCCTATCATGGTCCTGTGGGGGACTCTATAAACTGTGGCTTAGAAATGTCCTAATTTAAGGTAAAGGAAGCTagagtactttttaattttcatagagTGCATTAACTTCTTGGTATGTCCACTCTTCCCCATATATAATACTGTGCATTATAGGAATATGTCAGGTAGACTTTCAGATGCTGGCAGTAGAGAACCACCTCCATGTTTGGTAACAAATGCCAAGGTATATCCCACTTTTCAAAGATACTTGATCTGTACTAAACATCACTTCATCCTGCTAtagatttttaaagcagcaacTGGATAAGATAATTCTGGGTTgaaaaatcactattttaaaagtcattatgGATTTTCACTCAGCTCATGCTTATTGACCTCATGTTATTTGGTCTCTACTAAGGCCTAGCAACTAGccagaaatgtttgttttctttttttttttctttctttctttctttctttcctttccttttctttttctttatttattttcctttcttttttgtttttaaattattttattgaattatagttaatatacagtgttatattagtttcaggtgtataatacgaTTGAACATTTctgtgcattactcagtgcttatcactACAaagtagctaccatctgtcagcaAATAATATTATTACCATCTTATTTACTATATTCCTGATGCCgtgcttttcatttctgtgacttatttattttataactgagtttgtacctcttaatcctctttatttatttcacctATCCTCCCAtcaacctcccctctggcaactatcactttatactctgtatttaagaggttttttttttaatctctctttttttctttgctcatttatttcttaaattccacatatgatgaAATCAgatgtttttccttctgtgacttatttaatctagcattgtactctctaggtccatccatgttgttgcaaatgggaacaTCTTATTCCTTTTATgactgattaatattccattgtgtatatataccatatatttatccattcatctattgatggacatgggttgcttccatatcttggctattataaataatgtaacaAGAAAAGGGGAGcatgtatattttcaaattagtgttgcataaatgttttcttattataaGAAAGCTAAAGAGGAcggaagaatattttaaatcataaagatCTGTACTAAGATCACCCATACGGGCTAACAAATTCTCCATGTAGTACCCATATGTGACTCAGTAACTTCAAATATCACTGTTTCTACCCTAGACCACTGGTCTCCTAGAAATTATCCCAAAGGGACAGGTCCATGAATTGGGGGAAAATATATTTCCCACTCTCTGGCATACATGTGACTTACAAAAGTGTCTATAACTTTGCCACTTCCTTCTCATCTGGTCCAACAGCATTATATCATTACTGTAATGGACGTGGATTATGTTCTCTGGAATAGAAAACTAGAGAGTTGATAAAGCCCTCAGACAGAATAGTGAATGTATGTTGCTGTATctgccagaagaaaaaaatgcttctgaaaatttttgctaataacccccccccccagggaagacagtagagtaggaggaccctaaactcaccttgtcccatggatacaaTTAGATAACACTTACATAAGAGTAAACAACTCAGAAAAGGACCCAAAGACTGGCCAAACATATTTTACAACTGAAGGTAGAGAGAGGCCATGTTGAAGAGGTTAGGAAGGGTGAAGACTCAGTGGGAACCTAAACCCTCAGATTTGACCACTAGAGTGAAGGAACTGGGAGTGTGAGAGGAGCAAGAAACAGACTACTTATACCAGGGAGcctacaaaaagaagagaaatcccCATACCCTATGACTTTGAAAATCAAAGGGACCAGATTTCATGAGTGCTTACAACCTACAGGACTTAgaacctggaactttaaaaatcagcacaCTCTGCTCTGAGAGAGCCCAGAGGGTGCTAAGAATCTGACCCACTGACCTTAAAGGGACAGCACAGAGAATAGCTCACAGAGATACAGCTTGGAAGCAACAGTTTAAAAAAGTTGCCTGGAGTTTATGGGAGGAAGAGTCGGTTACTAATCTCACAGTTCTCTGAGGGACTTCTTTAGGAATAAAGGAGATGGTAGGTGCCATTTCCGTCCTCCTCCCCCTCATCATAAATACGtagccacctgtgggaaccagcactACTCCAgcactcactacctaacttgcttacagtACGCCCCACCCTCTTGAGCCAGGCCTGTCTTAGTACCAATGCTGTGGACTCCCTCCCCCAGAAGATGTGTACAAACTTTGCCAACACTGCACCTCTCTGCCTCCCATGTAAGATGCCCACACCTTGTTAAAACTGCACTTCCAGCCTGCACGTGCTTTACTGAATTACCGAATAGCTTGGCTGGCCCAGTCTCTACAGCAGCCTCCTCCATATTGGAGGAGGAACTGCACACACAGTTTACAGCATCATGCTCCCACCCTGCCAGCCAGTCTCTGCAGCAGGTGTGTGTTCGCTGTGGAGGAGGGCCAGCATCACTTAGTTAAAAGTTttaagttcaggggtgcctgggtggctcagtcggttgagtgtcggactttggctcaggtcatgatctcgcgtctgtgagtttgagccccgcgtctggctctgtgctaacagctcaaagcctggaacctccttcacattctgtgtctccctctctctctgcccttcccccactcatgctcgctctctctctctttctctctctctctctttctctctctctctgtgtcaaaaataaacattaaaaaaaagtttaagttcaATACACTACTTTCATGGGCAAGAGATGAAGGTGACTTTCCCA includes the following:
- the LOC125909789 gene encoding olfactory receptor 4F15-like, producing MNGLNESVVSEFMLLGLASSWETKVFLMLIFSLIYLGIILGNLFIFFLVIFDSHLHSPMYFLLANLSLIDVGLSSTTVPKMITDFLNEYKIISFQSCMTQICFIHIMGGVEMVLLISMAFDRYTAICNPLHYLNIMNPKICVSFVIAGWVIGVIHAMSQFAFIINLPFCGPNKVDSFYCDFPRIIKLACTDGAKFEFIIAANSGFMSMGTFFLLILSYIFILVTVWKRSSGDLSKAFVTLSAHITVVVLFFTPCMFLYVWPFPTSSIDKYLFIVDFAITPVLNPAIYTLRNKDIKISIKRLSKWGHYVKFC